TTCCTCTTCTTCGTCTTTAGATTAAGATTTCAATAATTCAGTAATTTGTTCCTGCGCCTCTCTGCCTTCTCTAAAAAACCTTGCCATAGGATAACAGTGACACATTCCTTTACCTACAATGATTTCATATGGGACATGGTATTTTTCCATTGCTTTTTTTAATTCGTCCGCAAAGGCGTAGAGACATTCATTTTCGCCGTAATAAAAATATGTTTTCGGAAAGTCGGTAAAATCTCCTACCGTTCCGTCTAACATATATTCCGGTAAATCTTCATCTCCCTTTAAAATTTCTCTTGCGGTTTTAATATATGTAGGTTCAATCATTATGTCCTTATGGTTAAGTTCATTTAATCTCTCCCATATTCCCTTATTTTTGTCAAGACTTACATCGGGAATTCCGCCCGGAGAAACCGAAATAATTTTGCCCGGCATGTTAACAGGTCTACCCAATGCGTTGTTGTGCAAAAATATTCCAAGAGCCAGACAAGCTCCCGATGAAAATCCAAGGACACTTATGTTCTCCGCCTTGTATTTTTCGGTCATCAGCCTATAGGTTTCAAATGAAACTTCATATGTCTTATCCACCTTTACATCTTCCGAGCAAAGTGGATAGAATAAAAACCAAACATCTTTGCCGGTTTGTTCCATTATTCTTTCCGACAAAGTAAAATCCAATTTGTTCGGTTGTGTAATCATTCCTCCTCCGAAGAGATATAGCACCGCTCCATGGGCAGGGCTTTTATTTTTTTGATATGAAAGAAGCCTGTATCCCATAACATCTCTGTCGTAAAGATAATAATTTTTTCTCTTTGCCCTCTTCATTGCCTTATCTAAATCAAATACAGCTTTTGCGTTTTCTCCCTTTGCGTACTCAAGCATCTCTTCTTTGTTTTTTAAAAACATTTTTTTGACGTTTAGTAATCTTACTATGCCTGATGCGATTTTATAAGTTAAACTCATTTTATTTTCCTCCATTAAATAACTTATAACTCTCGATTTTCCGAGTTAACAACGCCCGTGTCTTTTCCTTATTACTCAGGTTCATTCTCTGTCGCCTGTAATAAAATAATCGCAGCAATCAGCTCCGTTTGCTATCGTGTCTTTTCTGTGGAGTACTCCATGTTGAAGACTGATCATAACTTCATCTAATTCACAAAATAGCGGCATTAATTCCGCCACCCCCAGTTTCTTTGTGTAGGCGCAAATCGGGCAGCGTGTAATTCTATAATAACAGGCGCCCTCATATGGCTCTCCCACAAAATCAACTTTAAATGACGTGGGATAGAGCTTTTCTTTTTCCTCTGTATACCACTTATAATACTTAACTATATTTTTCTTATTGGCCTCTTTTCCCCTCTCAGTATTAAGGTCAGTTAACGAAAAATACCGGCTTATAAAATAAAGAGAGCTCCGCATCATTTCTTGGATTATTTCAGGAGGAATGCTTTTCTCACTTGCTAAGTATGGAGAAACAAATACAAGAGCGAACCTCTCATTGTATGCCATCGGATTGTCATTGCCGATATCATCCGCTTCTTCTATCAATTTCCGGTAAATTGTCTTGCTTTTTTTGATTATTTTTTTAGCATATTCCCGTCCATATTTTTCCCACAAAACTTTTTTCATTGGATGTTTAAACAGATAGAAATAAAACCCATTATATTTCATATTTTACCCCCCGTACTTTTATTTGTTCTTCATTGAAGACTTTATAAGTTTGATAAACGCAGACGCAAGATAATCGTCTTTTTTCCACGGTCGGCATTCTTCATTGAAAGTCGGCTGATGAAGTTCGCGCGCTTACCGAGTATTTCCCGAATTTCTGAAAAAAAGAGTTTTTCCTCTAAAAGAGTCACATGAGCTTCTTTGGCAAATTCAGAGCTGTCATCTACCGCAAATGTCATAATAGCGTCTGCATTTCCGGTGCGTTTAATAAACCGCTTTCATGTTCAATCCCCATAAAGCACATTCGCTTAATATACGTATTTACTGCAATGTCACAAAACTTTTAAGAATTAACCATAATTTATTCTATGAAACAGCTATATTGCCCCCATTTCTCTGGTTAGCCTCCGCTAACATCATATTACTGTTTTTGTTAATTTTCCATACAATATTGCGAAACTTGCGAAATCTGTTATTAGCCTCAAGTGAAAAGTTAAATTCCACTTCTAAGGTATGAAAGTTGAATTTAATCATTCACCAAGCTCTAGTTGAATTTACTCTTACACTTCTAGTTCAATATAAGTGCCGATTCTTCGTGTTTTAGGAGGAAAACATTATGTTAACGAAGAATTCACACATGTCTTATTCAGATAGACAGATCATTGAAACTGGTATCGAAAATGGTTCTACCAAACAAGCTATCGCTACTACCCTTGGTAAAGACAAATCAACCATAGGAAAAGAAATCAAATTCCATCGTGTCCTTGCATACAAATGTAATCTGCCTCTAGAGTGTGCTAACTACAAACGCTGTAAACATGAACGCCATTGTACTCTGGATTGTATCGATTATGTCCCTTTCAAATGTACTCGCAGGGACAAGTCACCAGGAGCTTGTAATGGATGTGGAAACTATCGCTCTTGTCGCTATGAAAAATATCGATACTTTGCCCTCGATGCACAGCACGACTACCAGATGACACTTACATCTTCACGACAAGGTGTCAATGCGACAGTAAATGATATCAAGCAGCTCGGTGAACTCTTATTACCATTGATTAAGAAAGGTCAGTCCATCTACTCTATTCTTCAAAGCCACAAAGAGATCAAGCTATCCGAAAAGACGATATACAACTATATCGAAAATGGTGTCTTCCAAGATGTGGGTGTATCGATCGGTGCCATCGATTTGAAACGTGTCGTAAGACGAAAGATGTCCAAACAAAAGCGCAATACATACAAGCCACGTAAAGACAATCGATACCTGACAGGAAGAAAGTACTCCGACTTCTTGATATACATGGAAAAGAATCCAAATGCCAAGGTCGTAGAGATGGATACGGTATACAACGACGTGTCCAACGGACCTTTCCTACAGACCTTCAAATTCAGAGAGTATGACCTGTTGATATGTATCTATCAAACCGTAAAGGACTCCTTACATATGTTGGATGGGATCCTATTATTGGAAAAGATATTAGGAAAAGAAATGTTCGAAAAAGAAGCCGAGGTCATATTAACAGACAGAGGAAGTGAATTCGTCCTAGCTGAAGAAGCGGAGATACGTGAAGATGGAACTCGCAGGACACGTATGTTCTACTGTGATTCGATGGCCTCTTGGCAGAAAGGTAGTCTAGAGAACCTACATCTATTGGTAAGAGAGATATGCCCAAAGGGATGTGATCTCCATGCATTGGGACTTACATCACAAGAAAAGGCAAATCTCATCAGTATCCATATCAATTCATATCCAAAAGAAAAGCTGCACGGAAGATCATCCATACAGCTGCTCCATTTCTACAACGAAGAAATGGCCAAGAAACTCTATGATTTTGGAATTACCGAAATCCCACCAGACGAAGTAATTCTAAAACCATATCTTCTAAAGTAAGAAGATAACCAAAAAGTTTCAGAATCAATCACACACGAAGGATCGGCATATAACTTTCACCAAACAACGAAGTAGAATCAACTCTTACAAATTTTTGAATAGTAGATTCTGCCTACCTTTCATGCGCTCATTTTTCTGTTACTTCACCTTCATTCTAACTAAAATAAAATCATTTTCAACTTAAAAATAGTACCATCTTGGATTATCAATCCTTGATAGTACTATTTCTGAATGACTTACTTCCACTTTATTGTTTATTCTTTAGAAGTGGAATTTAACTTTTCACTTGAGAACTCTATTTCTCTGGCTGTGGCTTTACAATAGATGTGAGACCTTAGGGGTAGAAAAAAGCGATTGAGTCCGTTAGAATGGTTTTTATGGCGCTCTAAAATTACTTGGGGTTGGGGTACCGCAATGAGAAGATTTGGGGTGCCTTTTTGATACTTCTTCAGAAAACTTGGGGTACCTTCAAAAATAAAAAAACCTCTCATGTTATTATCTTTTTGCTATGAAAGAAAAGAACTAGAGAGGAGGCCATAAATGGCTATTGATTATATTATCACATCTGCTTTGAACTTGTCCCAAGATCAAATTCAAAGTCTATCTACATCTCGCAATCAGGATACCTTGAATATTTATCGTAAACGCTAAACCAGTTGTACCATATAGATAAAATAAAATCGTATTTGAGATAGTGTTGTAAAGTATCTCAAGTACGATTTTTATAAATGTTATCTGGTAGTTCTTTTGACCAAGGTAGTAATCTATCTGGTACCTCCACCGTTAGGTCATGTATCGTTTTAGGAAGTTCTTCTAACAGATAGCGAATATATTCGTATATCTTGATATCATTTGCTTTACATGTTTCTACGATACTATAGAGTACTGCACTGGCCTGTGCTCCTTTTATCGTATCGATCATGATCCAGTTCTTTCTTCCTACTGTAAATGGTCGTATCGCTCTTTCTGCCGCATTGTTATCTAGAGGTATTCTTGCGTCCTTTAGAAATTCTCTGAGATAGGATTCTTGATTCAGGGCATAGGTAAAGCCTTTTCCTGTTTCTGATTCTCTTGATACATTCTCCCAATATCTTTTTACCCATGTGAAAAATTCATCCACTAGGGGTGCTACTTTCTCTTTCCTCTGTCTTAGCTTTTCTTGTTCGCCCAATCCCTTCAATTGATTATCTTCGTGATAGATTCTATTGATCCTATCTACCGCTTCCTGGGCAAGTGTCTGACTCGTCTTCACTGCTTTGATGAGCGTCGTGAACTTTCTTTTGAGATGGGTCCAGCACCCAGCTACGGTAAAGCTTTCGGGATCTTCCTTGGCCAACTGGTGATAAGCACTGTAGCCATCACATACAAGTGTCCCTCTAAATCCCTCTAGGAATCTTTGCGGATGTTCATGGGACCTCGTACGTCGATAATCATACAGGACGATCCGCTTTTCTTCCTCATGTGCCCCTGTACGATATACCCACATATAGGACTTACTGCCAGCTTTTCTGCCATCTTTGCTTACCTCGAATGGTGTTTCATCCACATGCAGTATATCCTGTTTGATCATTTCTTCTTTTAACCTATCGTAGAAATGTATCAAATAGTTGTCGGATGCTTGGATCATCCAATTGGCCATGGTGGATCGTGAAATGTTGATCTGGTTTTCTTGGTATGTCTTTTCTTGTCTATATAACGGTACGGCATTGACATATTTGCCCCATATGATAGATGACACCAGTGATGGGGTAGCGATACTGTTTGGCCATAGTTCTACAGGCTTCTGTGC
This genomic window from Solobacterium moorei contains:
- a CDS encoding alpha/beta hydrolase, yielding MSLTYKIASGIVRLLNVKKMFLKNKEEMLEYAKGENAKAVFDLDKAMKRAKRKNYYLYDRDVMGYRLLSYQKNKSPAHGAVLYLFGGGMITQPNKLDFTLSERIMEQTGKDVWFLFYPLCSEDVKVDKTYEVSFETYRLMTEKYKAENISVLGFSSGACLALGIFLHNNALGRPVNMPGKIISVSPGGIPDVSLDKNKGIWERLNELNHKDIMIEPTYIKTAREILKGDEDLPEYMLDGTVGDFTDFPKTYFYYGENECLYAFADELKKAMEKYHVPYEIIVGKGMCHCYPMARFFREGREAQEQITELLKS
- a CDS encoding L-2-amino-thiazoline-4-carboxylic acid hydrolase, giving the protein MKYNGFYFYLFKHPMKKVLWEKYGREYAKKIIKKSKTIYRKLIEEADDIGNDNPMAYNERFALVFVSPYLASEKSIPPEIIQEMMRSSLYFISRYFSLTDLNTERGKEANKKNIVKYYKWYTEEKEKLYPTSFKVDFVGEPYEGACYYRITRCPICAYTKKLGVAELMPLFCELDEVMISLQHGVLHRKDTIANGADCCDYFITGDRE
- a CDS encoding helix-turn-helix domain-containing protein → MLTKNSHMSYSDRQIIETGIENGSTKQAIATTLGKDKSTIGKEIKFHRVLAYKCNLPLECANYKRCKHERHCTLDCIDYVPFKCTRRDKSPGACNGCGNYRSCRYEKYRYFALDAQHDYQMTLTSSRQGVNATVNDIKQLGELLLPLIKKGQSIYSILQSHKEIKLSEKTIYNYIENGVFQDVGVSIGAIDLKRVVRRKMSKQKRNTYKPRKDNRYLTGRKYSDFLIYMEKNPNAKVVEMDTVYNDVSNGPFLQTFKFREYDLLICIYQTVKDSLHMLDGILLLEKILGKEMFEKEAEVILTDRGSEFVLAEEAEIREDGTRRTRMFYCDSMASWQKGSLENLHLLVREICPKGCDLHALGLTSQEKANLISIHINSYPKEKLHGRSSIQLLHFYNEEMAKKLYDFGITEIPPDEVILKPYLLK
- the tnpC gene encoding IS66 family transposase produces the protein MKKLSEEEVESLPKDIIIKLFMSMQSSVESLEATIKLLSEQIKIMNQRSFGRSTEKQSSGIFEQLELGFNEPEVLFDLLQPEPTLEEAAPRKKAKGKRASDIQKITNHREEYIELSEEELNERFGKSGWKRLPYQIITKLEHIPASFEAVTYKIGVYAAKDNQTIIRAQKPVELWPNSIATPSLVSSIIWGKYVNAVPLYRQEKTYQENQINISRSTMANWMIQASDNYLIHFYDRLKEEMIKQDILHVDETPFEVSKDGRKAGSKSYMWVYRTGAHEEEKRIVLYDYRRTRSHEHPQRFLEGFRGTLVCDGYSAYHQLAKEDPESFTVAGCWTHLKRKFTTLIKAVKTSQTLAQEAVDRINRIYHEDNQLKGLGEQEKLRQRKEKVAPLVDEFFTWVKRYWENVSRESETGKGFTYALNQESYLREFLKDARIPLDNNAAERAIRPFTVGRKNWIMIDTIKGAQASAVLYSIVETCKANDIKIYEYIRYLLEELPKTIHDLTVEVPDRLLPWSKELPDNIYKNRT